A single Vulpes lagopus strain Blue_001 chromosome 3, ASM1834538v1, whole genome shotgun sequence DNA region contains:
- the UBLCP1 gene encoding ubiquitin-like domain-containing CTD phosphatase 1 isoform X1, protein MALPIIVKWGGQEYSVTTLSEDDTVLDLKQFLKTLTGVLPERQKLLGLKVKGKPAENDVKLGALKLKPNTKIMMMGTREESLEDVLGPPPDNDDVVNDFDIEDEVVEVENREENLLKISRRVKEYKVEILNPPREGKKLLVLDVDYTLFDHRSCAETGVELMRPYLHEFLTSAYEDYDIVIWSATNMKWIEAKMKELGVSTNANYKITFMLDSAAMITVHTPRRGLIDVKPLGVIWGKFSEFYSKKNTIMFDDIGRNFLMNPQNGLKIRPFMKAHLNRDKDKELLKLTQYLKEIAKLDDFLDLNHKYWERYLSKKQGQ, encoded by the exons ATGGCTCTTCCTATCATTGTAAAATGGGGTGGACAGGAATATTCAGTGACCACACTTTCAGAAGATGATACCGTGCTAGATCTCAAACAGTTTCTTAAGACTCTTACAGGAGTGCTACCAGAACGCCAAAAGTTACTTGGACTCAAAGTTAAAG GCAAACCTGCAGAAAATGATGTTAAGCTTGGAGCTCTCAAACTGAAACCAAATACTAAAATCATGATGATGGGAACTCGTGAGGAGAGCTTG GAAGATGTCTTAGGTCCACCTCCTGACAATGATGATGTTGTCAACGACTTTGATATTGAAGATGAAGTAGTTGAAGTAGAAAATAG gGAAGAAAACCTACTGAAAATTTCTCGTAGAGTGAAAGAGTATAAAGTGGAAATTTTGAATCCTCCTAGGGAAGGGAAAAAGCTTTTGGTACTAGATGTTGATTATACATTATTTG ACCATAGGTCTTGTGCAGAGACTGGAGTGGAATTAATGCGGCCATATCTTCACGAATTCCTAACATCTGCATATGAGGATTATGACATTGTTATTTGGT CTGCAACAAATATGAAGTGGATTGAAGCTAAAATGAAA GAGCTAGGAGTGAGCACAAATGCAAATTATAAGATTACCTTCATGTTGGACAGTGCTGCTATGATAACAGTGCACACTCCAAGGAGAGGATTAATAGAC GTAAAGCCTCTCGGTGTTATATGGGGAAAGTTTTCGGAGTTTTACAGCAAAAAAAACACTATAATGTTTGATGACATAGGAAGAAATTTTCTAATGAACCCACAGAATGGACTAAAG ATAAGGCCTTTTATGAAAGCTCACCTAAATCGAGATAAagacaaagaacttttaaaactaacTCAGTACCTCAAGGAGATAGCAAAATTAGATGACTTTTTGGACCTAAATCACAAATATTGGGAAAG gtATCTGTCAAAGAAGCAAGGACAGTAG
- the UBLCP1 gene encoding ubiquitin-like domain-containing CTD phosphatase 1 isoform X2, with the protein MALPIIVKWGGQEYSVTTLSEDDTVLDLKQFLKTLTGVLPERQKLLGLKVKGKPAENDVKLGALKLKPNTKIMMMGTREESLEDVLGPPPDNDDVVNDFDIEDEVVEVENREENLLKISRRVKEYKVEILNPPREGKKLLVLDVDYTLFDHRSCAETGVELMRPYLHEFLTSAYEDYDIVIWSATNMKWIEAKMKVKPLGVIWGKFSEFYSKKNTIMFDDIGRNFLMNPQNGLKIRPFMKAHLNRDKDKELLKLTQYLKEIAKLDDFLDLNHKYWERYLSKKQGQ; encoded by the exons ATGGCTCTTCCTATCATTGTAAAATGGGGTGGACAGGAATATTCAGTGACCACACTTTCAGAAGATGATACCGTGCTAGATCTCAAACAGTTTCTTAAGACTCTTACAGGAGTGCTACCAGAACGCCAAAAGTTACTTGGACTCAAAGTTAAAG GCAAACCTGCAGAAAATGATGTTAAGCTTGGAGCTCTCAAACTGAAACCAAATACTAAAATCATGATGATGGGAACTCGTGAGGAGAGCTTG GAAGATGTCTTAGGTCCACCTCCTGACAATGATGATGTTGTCAACGACTTTGATATTGAAGATGAAGTAGTTGAAGTAGAAAATAG gGAAGAAAACCTACTGAAAATTTCTCGTAGAGTGAAAGAGTATAAAGTGGAAATTTTGAATCCTCCTAGGGAAGGGAAAAAGCTTTTGGTACTAGATGTTGATTATACATTATTTG ACCATAGGTCTTGTGCAGAGACTGGAGTGGAATTAATGCGGCCATATCTTCACGAATTCCTAACATCTGCATATGAGGATTATGACATTGTTATTTGGT CTGCAACAAATATGAAGTGGATTGAAGCTAAAATGAAA GTAAAGCCTCTCGGTGTTATATGGGGAAAGTTTTCGGAGTTTTACAGCAAAAAAAACACTATAATGTTTGATGACATAGGAAGAAATTTTCTAATGAACCCACAGAATGGACTAAAG ATAAGGCCTTTTATGAAAGCTCACCTAAATCGAGATAAagacaaagaacttttaaaactaacTCAGTACCTCAAGGAGATAGCAAAATTAGATGACTTTTTGGACCTAAATCACAAATATTGGGAAAG gtATCTGTCAAAGAAGCAAGGACAGTAG